A genomic region of Scomber japonicus isolate fScoJap1 chromosome 5, fScoJap1.pri, whole genome shotgun sequence contains the following coding sequences:
- the spi1a gene encoding transcription factor PU.1a yields MMDGYVISSSSEEMISNEPENYRPPTELYPYLTNVGEIYEDHRWAFHSERGQSTDFDSPVNHLTELQAVSPQLLTQPYRFSNESLPLHLDPPLAPLSVSPQIPYYTSSLCYQYQPSASPAQYYSEEEQRGISPPLEVSEGEDDFEEHSHPSFRKDTNNKKKIRLYQFLLDLLRNGDMSESIWWVDQDKGIFQFSTKHKEVLANRWGLQKGNRKKMTYQKMARALRNYGKTGEIKKVKKKLTYQFSEEVLRNIYLRQYPH; encoded by the exons ATGATGGACGGATATGTCATATCGTCT TCTTCAGAGGAAATGATTTCAAATGAACCAGAGAATTATCGGCCACCCACAGAGCTGTACCCCTACCTCACCAATGTGGGGGAAATCTATGAAG ACCATAGATGGGCCTTCCACTCAGAGCGTGGCCAGTCGACTGATTTTGACTCTCCAGTAAATCACCTCACAGAGCTTCAGGCTGTGTCTCCGCAACTGTTGACACAACCCTACCGCTTCAGCAACGAGTCGCTACCCCTCCACCTGGATCCACCACTCgcacctctctctgtgtcaccaCAA ATCCCATATTACACCTCCTCCCTGTGCTACCAATACCAACCCTCTGCTTCGCCTGCACAATACTACTCAGAGGAGGAACAAAGAGGAATTAGCCCCCCGCTTGAGGTATCAGAAGGGGAGGATGACTTTGAAGAACACAGCCACCCCTCCTTCAGGAAAGACACTA ATAACAAGAAGAAAATCCGCTTGTACCAGTTCCTCTTGGACTTGCTTAGAAACGGTGACATGAGTGAAAGCATCTGGTGGGTCGACCAGGACAAGGGCATTTTCCAGTTCTCCACGAAACACAAAGAAGTTCTGGCGAATCGCTGGGGTCTTCAGAAAGGAAACCGGAAAAAAATGACCTATCAAAAAATGGCTCGAGCATTGAGGAACTATGGTAAAACTGGAGagattaaaaaagtaaagaagaagCTAACCTACCAGTTCAGTGAGGAAGTTCTAAGGAACATCTATTTACGTCAGTATCCTCactga